ATGTGCATCTCGTGCAGAATGTGAGGGGCTTGATATTGTGATTATGTCAGGCGGTGCCTGAGAGGCGGATGCTATGGGAAACGAGTCGCTACAACTGAAATGGAATGCGCACCGGACCTTCGATCGGAGGCTCTACCGACGTGACTAACTGTGCAACCGTTGCCAAAGATCGAAATTTTATCGCAACATTCCGGTCGTAAAAGCTTGGCTTTCACGACGGACGTTGTCTGAGCGCCCCTGCTGTTTTCAGGAATGCGTGGGAGATAATTTGGGTCGATGTCGATCCCGGCTTTATGAATATGCGCTTCGCAGGCCAACCGCCGTTGCGGCCTCCCTCCAAAAGCTGCATCCGACCACGGTCGGGCGGCGAACGGAAGCATGGCGATTGGACGTGACCGCTTCGAACGCCATCGGGACTTCCGCGCGTTTGTGGTGCGTCACGCCTTCGGCGACGATCTGTTCGCCGGCGCGCGCTACCAGCAGATAAGGGTGTCGGTGATGCGCCAGCTTGCTGATCAGCCGGCGGCGTTTCGCCATCGCTTCCGCCAGTTCCTGCATCTTTGGAACGGTGTGCAGGATATCGCGCGCCAGCCGGGCTGCAGCGCTGTCTTCGAAATGGAACCGAGGCAGCCGCTTGATCTTCCCGACGCTCAATCCCGCGTCTTCGTGAACGGATACGATATCGTCCAGTCCGTCAGGCAGCCACCCCAGGCCGAACGTTTCTTTCTCCTCCTGGCGAAGAGAAGGAGGCGCATCGGCGTCGTAGACATAGTGGCAATCCATCAGGAGACCGCCGGGCCTCAGGCATCTCGCCACCATTCGGTAGAGATCCAGCGGCCGCTCGAAAAAGGCAGCACTTCCTCCGCAGATGATGACATCTGCCTCCGATATGATGTCCGGGAGCGCGGCAATGTCGACGCAGGAAAATATCGCCGTCGACTCCTCCCGCCGTGCGACCTCTCGCGCGACCTCGATTATCGCCGGATTTTCGTCCACACCGATCACTTCGGCTTGCGGAAAAGCCCGTGCAACCCTGCGGCTGATCCAGCCTGTATTGCAGCCAAAGTCGACGATCTTGCGCGAACCGCTGGGAAAGGCGGCAAGGATCGCCTCCATCATTGTTTCCCCGCCAGGCGGTACGTTCTTCTGTTTCAAAGCTGCGACGATCGAGAAATAGTAGTCCTGGGAAGAGAGGGGCTTCATGGCTGACACACCTTGCAATCGAGGTTCTTGGAAACAGGATGGAGTGAGGCATGGCCCGTGGCCGGATTGAAGAGCCAGCGATGGCCGCGCAATGAACTGCGGTGGGTAAGGCGTTCGATGGCGATCTGCGAAACCGCAAAACAAGCGATCAGGGCGTTGTCGGCCGGCGACGGCGGCGCTGCGACCCCCGTGTCGACCGATGCCGGCGATGTCGAGCAGCAGAAAGGGCAGGCATCATCCGGCTGCGCCACCAGTGGCCCGGCGACACAAAACGGTCCAACCTGGCCGACATGCAGGTAAGGCGGAGGCTCCGGCGCCGTCGCGCGATATTCCGCCAGGAATTGGCGGGCCAGGGAGACATCGTCCTCTGCAAGTATCAGGAAAGGTTTACGTGTCCGGGCCAGAGTGAGCCGGGCAGCTTCCGCCCCATCGGCGAACTGGGTCATGATTGCAACCGCGGCGGAAAAGCGGGAGGCGAGATAAGTTGCCAACCGGTCGCTCTTTAATCGACCGGTATCTTCCGCCGTCCCACAGGTCATCCGTTTTTGGCTGCTCTCTTCGATGCGGTCGCCGTCCACGAGGAAGAAATTGCGAGCCCCGAGCGCTGCGAGCTGGGAGGCAATCTGGGAGCCGAGGCCTCCGCATCCGACAATTATGAAATCCGTCTCGTGAATGACATCAAAGAGATCTGCATGATATTCGAAGGCTCTCATGATCGTTTACCTTGCTTGAACCGGTCGGGAACTGCTGAGAATTCACAGGAACCGCGCCCACCCATCACGCATGCTCCATCACCGTCGAACTTGACGTTCCCGCCAGCGCGACATCTTGGATTGAAAACTCATCGGGAGGCTGCCTGGCGGCTTTGCGGATCATATGGAGCCGGCCATCGTACCAGAGGCTCAGGCCATCGCCGTTGCTCTGCAGCATCGGGCGGCCCATTCTCGGGTCGATGGGCTGCTCCCCCCGCAGCAGCACCTGCCCGAGATCCCAGGCCTGACGATCCACGACACACAGGCGCTGGGCATAGTAGGCCTTGCGCCGAGCCGGCGGCTCGCACTCCAGAAGCCGGTCGATGAGCGCCAAGATTGCGGCGCCCCAGGAAGGAATGACGGCGATGTCCCGGAGATCGAGAAGAACATCGCCGCCCAGACGCTCGATCCCCTCGCGGGCGATATCGATGAGCGGAATTAGGCGGGCAGCATACGCAATGACAAAAGCTGCTTCCCGCGCACGGTGCTCAGGCGGTGCTCTGAAAGGCAAGCATGCGATGCGGACAGCGCACTCCCAGGGAATGGCGTAGGCCGTATGCACGATGCTTTCGAGCGTCTGTAAACTGTGTGTGTATGGCGATACGTATCGCAGTTCGGCGGGCAGCGATAACGGCGCAGCCGCCGTATACAGCCGCAGCAGGACATGCCCCGCTTCGCGCAGAAGCTCAGCGGCGGTCGCCGGATAGTCTTCGGCGTCCAGCTTTTCCTGCGACAGGACCACGACGGCACTCCCCGGCAGGTCGCCGGAGCTGGAGAACGAGCTTATCGCACCGCGCCGGGTGCCGATATAAAGTGTGTGAAGGCCTGCAGTCAGCCGTTGATAGCCACCGGGATCGACGCTCGAAATCAATTCGATTGCCTTGGTGAGATGATCGTCGATCCGGTCCAGGTCGTGGTCGCTCATCTGGGCATGCTCGAAGCCGGGATCGGACGGCCGGCAATGAGCGATGCGCTTGCGCATGGTGCGGCTCGCTTCCAGACTGTCGATCAGGACGAGACCGATACCACAGGCAAGCCGGCGGGCAGGACGGCGTTCGAGCGCAAGGTCCTCAGCCACAAGATGAGGCTGCAGGCTGTGGTCCACAACTTCAGAACTGGCGCCGTCGACGTAGCTTTCCAGCCCCCGCTGAAGCTCATCCATCCAAGCCGCCAGCGCGGGAGACCGGTAAGGGTCGCTTCGCACGGGCAGGAAGGCTGCGGTGGGCAGGAACGCGTCGGCATCATGATATCCGCCATCAGCAAGGCCCGGGAAATAACGGGCCAGCGCCTCGACCCTTTCTCCGCAACCCGGCAGCTCGGAAGCGGCGGCAAGAATTCGGGCATAACGGGGTCGCTGTTTCAGCATATTGCCCGTTGCAGCCGCATTCACGAAACCGGACCTTGAAAAGAGCGGATTGCGCCGGAGCAAAGCTCTCGCCTGATCCGCCAACGGCTCGATCTGATAAGCAGACATCTTAGCTCTCCTCACCCGGACGCTTCGAACCTCGTCATGAGGCGCGCCACTTCAGGGAAGATTAGCTGCCGCCAGAACCGGCCGTACCAACGGCCTCCGGCTTGAAACCACGATCTCGTCTAGTCTTCCGTTGAGAGGAGCTTCTTGTGGACCCGTCATCGGCACGCCAGCACCGCGTTAAACTTCCGTGAAAAGGAAGCTTCGCCGACAAAAAAAGCCCCCTTTTCTAGGGGGCTTCAATCCTGGTGATCCTCGCCGAGAATCGGCTCACGGAGACAATACGGCGGCGATAGCTGCCGGGACATCGGGCAGGCCGAACCCGAAGAAATAGCTCATATCGAGAGCATCTTCGCCATCCGCATTCATGCAGTCGGCGGTCAGTGCGCGTATTCCCGGCGCTACCATCGCATCCAGCCGGGCCGTGGACTGCAGGATCGACTTGACCGAAGGGCCGGAGAGCCGTGCATCGCCACCGTTCTGGCTCTTATGTGCCCGCTGGATCAGGGCGCATATGCCCCCCACCTGTGCGGAGGCTCCCGACGTGCCGCCGAACGTGGTGTAGTAACCTCCACCAATGCCGGGATTGGCTGCGGACGGCACCATGGACGACCATGGATCCGCACCCCGGTCGTAACCGAATGCGCCGGGAAGGTCTGTCGTCAGCAGTGAGAAGTGAGAATACCTATATTCCCGCAGCCCGAATGCCTCATGGTCATGTTGCGCGGCGAAAGGGGACAGGCGGTCGACGCGCAACTGATGACGATTGAAGACTTCGCCGTCATCGGATGGCGAGACGACCGTAAGCCCCTCTCCGTAGTTGCTGTATCCCGAGCGGTAACCCTCGACCGTGACCGCGCCGACGGCGATTATCCCGTTGTCATCGGCGGCCAGATTGGCCGGATAGATCAACTGACTTTCGCCGCTGTTTCCCGCGGCGCAAACGATTGGAATATGATGGCTGATGGCGACGATGAGCTGCTTGAGGATATGCCACGCCCTATCGGGGTTTGATCCCTTTTGCGGGGTTTTCGGCTCCAGCTCGGCGCCGCCCTGCTCGGCCAGAGATATACGGGCGAACAGATCGGCAGCGATTTGATTTTTCCAGCGTTCGAGATCGGCCTTCAATTCGTTCTTCGGAATAACCCGACTGCGCTTCGGGTCCGGCAAGCCGCGTGGCAGGACGATGACATCGACACGCTGATGATAGGCGTAGAGGAACGCGGCGATGAACTGCAGGACATCGTCCTCGAAAGACGTCCTGATCGAGATCACCCGGGAGAAGGGATCCACGCCGAAATAGGGAAGAACGTTGCGATTGGCGCTCGGGCATGGCGTGCCGCCGGCACCGTAGAATACGCCCTCGGGGAGTGCCGAGGGACCTCCATCCTGCGTCGTCACGGCCGGCTCGCCGGCGATCAGGCCGGCACAGCAGGTGCCATGGGAAGCAAAAAGCGACTCCGGGTGGAACAACCGTCGGACGACGCCCTGCGAAGCCGCATATTCCGCGACAATGTCGTCGAGATATTCCCGATCATCGTTGGATAGGCCGAGGTTTCCCAACGGCGCGATATCAAGCCCCGCGAAGAACGCCTGTTTTTCTTCACGGTCGAAGGATGTGGTCGCATCGAGGATTTCGGCGACGCGCGAACCGTAGCGATGGCTCGTAAGGTCGATCGAGGCTTCACGGTCAAGCCGGGTCGCCAAATTCGGATGATCGGGCGCTATCCCGACATCGATCAGCGCCACGCGGGCGGGATGGATAGAACCGGCAGCCTCAATGGTATCCCAGACACTTCCCCCGATCTCCGGGTCAGGGACCGGACGCGCCGCAGTCTCGTTCTCGGACGGCGGTACGATCGGCGGCGAACCGTAGTCGGCATCGATGACGCCCAACGCCGTCAGATGCCAGAGATAGTAGTAGTTCATCGGTGCGGCCTGCGGCGCTTCCATGTCGGCGGACGTCATGATCTTCGTTCTCCCCAAAGAATAAAATCGGCCTCAAACCCATTCGTCGTGGACCGCCTGGAAAAGCGGCCCGAACGCATCATGGAGGTATGGAGCGAAACGCCGCGCCAGGTCCCGGCCGGCTTGCGTATCGCTCGGATAATGCAGTCCGGCCCATTCGCGATTTTCAGCGACGTTCAGCGCGATACGGGCGAGTTCATCCGTTGCCGGATGTTCAGGCAGGATCGTCGAGAAAGCGAATACGATCGAAAAGCACTGGAAGGCATGGTTGCTGGGATAGGATTCGTGCACCGGCACGGGCAGAAGCGGTCGCAACAGGGATTCGAACTGGTTCGGCCGAAGTCTGTTGAACTGGCTCTTGTAAAGAAGCCCGACATATTCGCAGGCGGTCAAGATCGCCTGAAACAAGCCCTCGGTCTGTTCGTACCCGCCAATGTCCTCGATATACAAGGCGCGGGTAAATTCCGACACGGAAATGGTCGCCTCGGCCTGGATGTCGGGCAATCGCCTTGCCCGCTCTCGATCGCGCCGCTGCATGGAAAGCAGCACCGCCGCTTCCAGTCGGGTATAGTCCGGACCGGGTGGCGGCTGGATGTCGAGCATTTCCCAAGTAAAACGCCGCGCGGCCGTGAACGCGTTGCGCGACGGCTGCTGGTGCAATCGGCGCAATTCGAACGCCGGAATGAGTTGCGATACGCCGAGACTCGCGCCGTCCATCGTCGACTTGTTTTTGTTCTTGTTCTTATTTTTGTTTTTATTCTTGTTCTTGTTCAGCGTGGCCTTGTTGAGCACCGACTTGTTTGCGACGCTCTTGTTGAGGACCGAGGCCGCCGCCATTGTCGCCATCATCAACGGAGGCTCGTCTATGGGTAGGGCCTCCTCGGACAGAGGGGCAAGCGCAGGCGGAACGGAGGGAGACGGCTCCATCTCCTCCGGAATGGCCTCGACGGGCCTCGGTTCGCAAGGGAGAACCGTATCAGGCTCAACCCTAAATCTATAAGAATTCAAAAAATGCACAATCTTTGATTGCGTCTCCAAATTTGCTTCCCCTACCATGCCCCAGCCTCCCCAAATGAGATCATCGTGAATGTTGCCTTAGCGAATTCTGGCGCCAGCCTTGATCAGGCCGTCGAGCAACAGCTTTCCACCGCCGGTGTTGAGCAATGGATAGCCCGTGCCGCGAAACGAGGTTATGGAAAACCCGTTTTCGACCTTATCAAGCCGTTCCACATATTGGTGTGCAGCCTCCAAATTGCCCGTGTGAGCGTGGCTGGAAGCGAGATAGCGCAACAGGCTATTGAAGTTCGGCCGGGAATGCAGGGCATCCTCGCCTGCGGCTATTGCCGCCACGTGGTCTCCCGCCAACCCGGCGCTGATGCATTTCGTCGTGTCGAAATAATATTTATGAGGGCTGTAGACGCCGAGCTCCTGCACCCACCGCGCCATCGCGCTGGCCTTCTCCGGCTGCCCCGCATAGCAATGCAGCATGGCATAGAGGTCCCAACCCAGCGGCAAGGCCGGGTTCAAACGGATCGACTTCTCGAACAGACCGGCTGCGTAATCGTACTCCCGGAATAGGAAAGAGTGGACATGTCCGACCAGCGCCAGGGAGACGGAATTATTCGGATCGAGTTCAAGAGCCTTTCGCGCATAGGCCTGGGCCTCTTCGATCACATGCGCATCCAGCGCGCTGAAGCGCTGGCCGACCTGGAATGTGCGGATGAAGGACAGCCAGGCGAAGGCAGACGCTCGCGGCTGATATTGAATCTGCTCCTGCAGCCGCTTTTCCGCCTTTTCGAGATCGCCTCTCGAAAGCCGGAAGATCGCGTTGACCGCATCGACGAAGAGACCATCGCGGGTCAGGCGACCGTCGCCGGCGCTCAACTCATGAAACAGCGACAACTGGTCGACTGCCTGGCTGATTAGAGCCGCGGCGACCCCGTATTCGGACCGCTCCATCTGGGTGCGTCCGATCATACGGCTGCCAAGCCATATGATCCGGTTGTCGAGCAGATGCTTGATCGCCAGCTCCACCAGCACCTGACTGCCATCGAAGGTCAGCCGCAGTTGAAGGCACAGTGGAAGACCCATCTTTCGATCCGGTTGCCCAAGATGCGGGTCGAAGGAGAGATCGGTAATGCCGAGCCCCAATCCGTCGAAGATCGCCTTGGCGAGCAGGTTCTGAAACTGCAATGCCGCGATCTGCCCCCCATCTCCGGCGCCGATGACGATCGGCGGCTGGAGAGCGATGGTCCACTGAATATTGTCCGGCGACGGCGGCTTGTCCGGATCAGTGCCCACAGCTGCCGAGGGAATATTGGTCGGGCGCTGGTCAGGCAAGCCTGTCAAAGGCAAGAGCGCTGATAGCGTGCTGACGTCGCGGCGAGGTTGCTGCCGAGGTTCGAACACATCGTCGACGCGCCCTTCTTCGATGCGTCGGTACCAGTTCTGTCTCTCGACCGTCAGCCAGTCTTCGAATTCAGGATCGCGGATATCCATGCCTTCGAGCAGTTCGTCGGTGATCTGGTCGACCAGGCGCTCGCTGCGCAGCATCTCATCGGTGTCGAGCGCGATGCGGTCCATGTCCAGCCACACGGTGTTCTTGTCGGCGATGATGAGATCGCGGGACGAACCCAGGGCTTTGTGAATATCCAGCAAGGCCTGCCTTAGGCTGGCGGCCGCCTGGTCCTCGGACCGGTCGCTCCACAATTTGTCTCTCAGCCAAACCCGCGAGCGGGATCCCCGCGCAGAGAGAGCAAGCATCGCAAGAATTGCCTGGGCCTTCTGGGACCGGGGTGTGGCAGATTTCCCTTTGCTGTCGACGAGACTGAACGGGCCAAGCAGGTACATCCGGAACACTGCATGTTTTGCATCCATGCGATCCATTGGCCCAACTCGTATTGTGCCCCTCTCGATCATCTCATCGAACCTGGGCTGCCCGTCCAGCAGACAGTCTGACACAAAAGCGGCCCTTGACAAGAGTGCGACAGGCGCACTTGCGATTCGGCAGCGCATGTCAGCGTTGTGGCCATTGACGAATTGAAGCATGAAAACATCCTTGGAAACCGCAAACCTGCCCTAGCGTGCCGCTGTCAAAGCAGCGTCAAAACAGCGTTAAAGTCGAGGCTCAACGAGTTGCGCCGAAGCGGTGTCTCGCATTTCTCGCTCGCGAATCACTGCGTTGACCCGAGACGGCGGGCTTTGCGAATAATCTGGACACTATTTACGGCGGCCCCGTCGTTATGGCCAAAAGGGCATCGCTGTCCTGAACACGTTGCGCTTCCTCAGAAATCACCTGCAGATCTCGCTGGCAGGTGATGTCAGGCTAAATCCGCCAAGGGTATTTTGGGCACGGCCATGAGGAGAGAATGACAGATACCAGGTCGTCGACGTGAAGCCGTGAGCAAAAAAGCCCGCGCCAGTCTCCCGGCGCGAGCTTTTGTCCAGGTTTTGACGATCAGGCAGCGCGAACCAGCTGTTCGGCCTGGCGCAGCGCCGAGATTACGCGATTCTGGCCGCGCACGAGCTGGGTCTTGGCGAAACCGAGCTTTTCAGGGCCGAGCTTGTCGAGATCGGCTGCCGTCGAGATGGCGGGCAGTTCCGGGATCGGCAAAGCCGGGTCGTGGCGGAAGCGCTGCTCGCGGGTGTAGTTGAGCGGCACCAGGATGCGGGCGAGCCTCTGGATCACGTGGTTGGCGCTCTTCGCTTCGATCTTGCCGCTGTCGATCCCGGCGTAGAACGCGGCGAGTGCTTCGGCCAAGGATTCGACGGCCTTGCGGCTCGGCGAAAGGTCGAAGCGGTTGCCGGCCTTCTTCTGGTAGGTGTCGACCGTGTGGAGGAATTCCTTTGCCGTCGCGCGCCAGTCGAAGGGCAGGATTTTTGCGTTGGCATTGCGCAGTACGGCGAGCAGATAGACCTTGATATCGCGCAGCATGATGTCCTTGTCGGCGATCTCCAGCGTGTCGTTTTCGGTGTGCCAGGCGATGTTGGCGCCGCAGCCGCCGACCGTGTAATAGCCCTTCTCCTCGCGGTCCCGCTCGGTCATGGTCGAGGACAGCATCAGGTAGCTCGACAGGCCGATATTGTTGAAGGAATAGTCGCCGGCGCGGTGCGGGCGTTCGGCTTCGGCTTTCTTGCCGGCCACTTCCTCGATGACGTCGGAGAGGAAGGCTTCCGTCTCGGTCATCATGCAGAGATTGATGAATTCGGTCGCCCAGCGGCAGCCGGGGCTGTCGCAATTGACCGAGGCGACGCAGTTTTCGTCAAGGTCGAGCGCAAAATTGTCGGAGAACCAGGTGGAGCCGGCATAACGGCCGGTCGAGTGGCCGGGCCACCAGCAGATGCGGATCGAGCGCTTCAGTTTGTCGCGGTTGGCCCACAGCACGCGGGCGATTTCGAGCAGCGTCGCGTCGCCGGTCGCATTGTCGCCGACGCCGACATCCCAGCTGTCCAGATGGCCGTGCAGGAAGACGTATTTGTCGGGTTCCTCGGTGCCCTTGATGAAGACTTCCGGCAGCTTCGATTTGAACCAGCCTTCTTCCATGTCCGCAAAGATGGTGACCTCCGTGCCGGTCTTGGCAAGCTCGATCAGCGCATCGCCGCTCTCGCGGTTGACGGCTACGGCCGGGATCGACGGCTTGCGCGGCAGGTCGTCGAGGTCGGGCGTGCCCCAGACGGTGGTGCAGGTTCCCCAGTGGATGTCGACGCCGGGATTGATGGCGATGACGCCGACCGCGCCGAGTTCCGTGAACTGCGAAACGAGACCCGGATTGGCGAAACCTTCCGAGAGAACCACCTTGCCGCGGACCCTGGCGGCGAGTTCGCCGGTGCCGTCGACGGTTTTCTCGAACATGGTCGAGATCGCTTTCGGCTGGAGGCTGGCGATATAAACGATCTCGCCCTTCACGCCCTTCGATGCATCCAGCGAATAGGACGGCGGCTTGGCGCGGAACGTTTGCCCGCCAGCTTCGACGCGTGCGAGGCCGGGTAAGCTGAGGAAAAGGTCGGCTTCGTGCATCTTGACCTCGACGCCGTGCTTGGCGAGCCGCGCCGCGACCTCGTCCATGGCGCGGTTCACATCGGTCGGATGCTCGCGCTTGTAGGTCGCAAAGCTCTCTACCAGAGCCCAGGGTTCATCCAGGTTCACCGCTCCCAGAACGGCGGATTCGATCTCGTTCATATCCGATACTCCCCAACTTGTTTTATTTAGTGAAACGATGTTTCACAAAACTTGAAAACGCTAACAGAGGTTGGGGGGCCCCGCAAGCAGCTTCGAGGGGCTAGAAATCGCACTGACGAAAACGGGCGCCAAAGCGCCCGTCGATTTCCGGATAGGTAGAGATGGGCTCAGTCCGGCCTCAAGCCCTTGATTTCACGAGGCCGTTTTCGCCGGGGCCGTGGATCGAAAGGCGCTCGGAAATTTCCGCAGCGGCGTCGAGGGCGGCCTTCAAATGGCTTTCGCGCCGCTCCTCGTCGAAACGGGCGACCGCGCCGGCAACCGAGATCGAGGCGATGATGGTGCCGTCGGCGCCGGTGATCGGGGCGGCGACGGAAAAGGCGCCCTCGTCGAGATCGTTAAGGACGATATTGTAGCCGTTGGCGCGGATGCGTTCGAGGGCCTGGCGCAGTTTCGCCCGGTCGGTGATCGTGTAGGGCGTGAAGGCTTCGAGCGGCTGGGAGAGCGCCGCATCGATGACCGAAGGATCCGCATAAGCCAGCAGCAGCAGTGATCCGCCGCCCGCATGCAGCGGGCCGTTGCGTCCGGCCTGGGCGAAAAGCCGGATCGAATGGCGGCCGGCGCGGGTCGCCAGAACGTAGGTCTTCAGGCCTTCACGCACGACAAGGTTGACGTTCTCGGATGTCTGGTCGCGGAGCGCATCCATGACCGGCCGGGCGGCGTAAAGCAGGGCGCCGTCCTTGCCGAGGCGCTCGCCAAGCACGCCGATGCGGTAGCCGAGTGCGAATTCGGCGCGTTCCGGATCACGCGATACGAAGCCGCGTTCCTCCAGCGTGTGCAGCAGGCGGAAGACCAGCGATTTGGTCATCCCCAGCGATTTGGCAAGCGACGTGACGCCCTGGTCCGGGCGGTCGGCAAGCGCTTCCAGAAGGGCAAGCGCCCGGTCCACCGCCGCGATCTTGTAGTCTTTTGGTTCGGTCATCGGATGGTCTCCTCCGGCATCTGATTTGGATTGCTTGAAGCTTCTTGCAATCTTCTTGGAATGTGTTTTACTCGCTCTCAATGCGAAACGATGTTTCACACAATAAAACATTGAGGGCCGGGTTGCAAACCCTTCGAAGGCGCTCGTGCAGAATTCTGTGGAATGAGTATCGGTTTTGAATGCGCGGGAAACGTGTTTGAAGGCCGATTTCGGATTTGCGATGCGGAGGGAGAAAACCCTTTGCCAACAAGAGAATAGTCAAGCTATTCAGAGGAGAACGACGATGAAGTCCGTTTTGAGAAGTGCATTCGCAGCTCTTGTGGTGACGGCCATCGCTCTGCCCGCATGGGCCGGCGATCCGATCCGCAAGATCACCGTCCTGTCCCGTCCGCAGGCCGGCCAGCAGGCGGAATTCCAGTCCGTCCAGCTGATCGCCCAGGAATGGCGCAAGCTCGGCCTCGATGTCGAAGTCCGGGCGATCCCCTGGGAACAGATGTCCGACGAAGTCTGGTACAAGCGCGACCAGTGGGACTCGACCGCCTGGCAGATGGTCGGCCGGCCTGAGCGCTCCGATCCGGACGAGCTCATCTTCAACCTCTTCCATTCCTCGACCGCCAAGGATGGCTACAATTTCGCGGGCTACCTGAACAAGGATTACGACGCGACCGCTGAAGCCCAGCGCGGCGAGATCGATCCGGCCAAGCGCAAGGCGCTGGTCTTCAAGGCTCAGGAGATCCTGTCGAAAGATCAACCCTACATGATGCTGGTGCATCCGAAGTCGACCTTCGCTTTCGACAAGACAGTCTGGAAGCCGGAATCGGTCGTCAATCAGAGCGGCATCGGCATCCGCAACACCTGGACCTTCCTCGGCATCGAGCCGGCTGGGCCCAAGAAGGACGTGATCATCAATTCGTCCGACAATATCAAGGCAATCAACCCGCTTTATATCTCGGGCAGCGTCGACAGCTGGATCACCGAACTCGTCTGGGACCGCCTGCTGCGCGTCGGCCCGGATGGCCTGCCGAAGGCATGGGCCGCCGAAAGCTTCACCTGGAAGGACGGCACCACGGTCGACGTGAAACTGAAGTCCGGCATGAAGTGGCATGACGGCAAGCCGGTCACCCCGGAAGACGTCAAGTTCTCGTTCGAAGCGGCAGTCGGCGGCGAAGCCCCGATGTACAAGCCTTTCGCGACGAATATCGATGCGATCACCATCAATGGCGACGTCATCACCTTCAAGCTGAAGAAGCCGGCCGCTTCCTTCGTGACGTCAAGCCTTGCCAAGGTCAACCTGATCCCGAAGCATATCTGGGAGCCGATCCTCAAGGATCTGGCCACCAAGCCGGAGACTGCGGAAAGCTATCAGGAGCAGATGCCGATCGGCTCCGGCCCGTTCAAGTTCACCAGCTGGGCCAAGAACGAGTCCGTCACGCTTGCCGCCAACAAGGACCACTTCGCCGCGCCGAAGGTCGATCGCTGGATCCTGCGTATCGTGCCGAACGCGGAAGCTGCCCTCGGCATGCTGCGCTCGGGTGAAATCAACTTCATGGGCGAGTTCACCGGCGATCCGCAGGTGCTCATCGACGCCGCCAAAAAGGATGGCGACCTGGAAGTCGTTTCCACCGTCGACATGGGCTTCCGCTACATCGCCTTCAACGAACGCCGTCCGCCCTTCAACGACCCGGCCTTCCGTCGTGCGCTTTCCGAAGCAGTCGACCGCCAGCTGATCGTCAAGGCCGCCTATCGCGGTTTCGCGGTCGCCTCGAACTCCATCGTCTCTCCGGCGCTCGAGTACTGGCATGACAAGTCGGTGGTCGACAGCTTCAAGGCCGGACAGGCCGTTGCGGCCAAGACCCTGAAGGATGCCGGCTATACGCTGGACGGTGGCAAGCTTCGCTATCCGGGCGACACCAAGGAAACCGTCGCCGCCAAGTAATCCTCACGGAGGCGGCGATCTCTCCCGG
This genomic window from Neorhizobium galegae contains:
- a CDS encoding class I SAM-dependent methyltransferase — encoded protein: MKPLSSQDYYFSIVAALKQKNVPPGGETMMEAILAAFPSGSRKIVDFGCNTGWISRRVARAFPQAEVIGVDENPAIIEVAREVARREESTAIFSCVDIAALPDIISEADVIICGGSAAFFERPLDLYRMVARCLRPGGLLMDCHYVYDADAPPSLRQEEKETFGLGWLPDGLDDIVSVHEDAGLSVGKIKRLPRFHFEDSAAARLARDILHTVPKMQELAEAMAKRRRLISKLAHHRHPYLLVARAGEQIVAEGVTHHKRAEVPMAFEAVTSNRHASVRRPTVVGCSFWREAATAVGLRSAYS
- a CDS encoding ThiF family adenylyltransferase, producing MRAFEYHADLFDVIHETDFIIVGCGGLGSQIASQLAALGARNFFLVDGDRIEESSQKRMTCGTAEDTGRLKSDRLATYLASRFSAAVAIMTQFADGAEAARLTLARTRKPFLILAEDDVSLARQFLAEYRATAPEPPPYLHVGQVGPFCVAGPLVAQPDDACPFCCSTSPASVDTGVAAPPSPADNALIACFAVSQIAIERLTHRSSLRGHRWLFNPATGHASLHPVSKNLDCKVCQP
- a CDS encoding aKG-HExxH-type peptide beta-hydroxylase — protein: MSAYQIEPLADQARALLRRNPLFSRSGFVNAAATGNMLKQRPRYARILAAASELPGCGERVEALARYFPGLADGGYHDADAFLPTAAFLPVRSDPYRSPALAAWMDELQRGLESYVDGASSEVVDHSLQPHLVAEDLALERRPARRLACGIGLVLIDSLEASRTMRKRIAHCRPSDPGFEHAQMSDHDLDRIDDHLTKAIELISSVDPGGYQRLTAGLHTLYIGTRRGAISSFSSSGDLPGSAVVVLSQEKLDAEDYPATAAELLREAGHVLLRLYTAAAPLSLPAELRYVSPYTHSLQTLESIVHTAYAIPWECAVRIACLPFRAPPEHRAREAAFVIAYAARLIPLIDIAREGIERLGGDVLLDLRDIAVIPSWGAAILALIDRLLECEPPARRKAYYAQRLCVVDRQAWDLGQVLLRGEQPIDPRMGRPMLQSNGDGLSLWYDGRLHMIRKAARQPPDEFSIQDVALAGTSSSTVMEHA
- a CDS encoding S8 family serine peptidase produces the protein MTSADMEAPQAAPMNYYYLWHLTALGVIDADYGSPPIVPPSENETAARPVPDPEIGGSVWDTIEAAGSIHPARVALIDVGIAPDHPNLATRLDREASIDLTSHRYGSRVAEILDATTSFDREEKQAFFAGLDIAPLGNLGLSNDDREYLDDIVAEYAASQGVVRRLFHPESLFASHGTCCAGLIAGEPAVTTQDGGPSALPEGVFYGAGGTPCPSANRNVLPYFGVDPFSRVISIRTSFEDDVLQFIAAFLYAYHQRVDVIVLPRGLPDPKRSRVIPKNELKADLERWKNQIAADLFARISLAEQGGAELEPKTPQKGSNPDRAWHILKQLIVAISHHIPIVCAAGNSGESQLIYPANLAADDNGIIAVGAVTVEGYRSGYSNYGEGLTVVSPSDDGEVFNRHQLRVDRLSPFAAQHDHEAFGLREYRYSHFSLLTTDLPGAFGYDRGADPWSSMVPSAANPGIGGGYYTTFGGTSGASAQVGGICALIQRAHKSQNGGDARLSGPSVKSILQSTARLDAMVAPGIRALTADCMNADGEDALDMSYFFGFGLPDVPAAIAAVLSP
- a CDS encoding phosphatase PAP2 family protein; the encoded protein is MVGEANLETQSKIVHFLNSYRFRVEPDTVLPCEPRPVEAIPEEMEPSPSVPPALAPLSEEALPIDEPPLMMATMAAASVLNKSVANKSVLNKATLNKNKNKNKNKNKNKNKSTMDGASLGVSQLIPAFELRRLHQQPSRNAFTAARRFTWEMLDIQPPPGPDYTRLEAAVLLSMQRRDRERARRLPDIQAEATISVSEFTRALYIEDIGGYEQTEGLFQAILTACEYVGLLYKSQFNRLRPNQFESLLRPLLPVPVHESYPSNHAFQCFSIVFAFSTILPEHPATDELARIALNVAENREWAGLHYPSDTQAGRDLARRFAPYLHDAFGPLFQAVHDEWV